The Kitasatospora sp. NBC_00374 genome has a segment encoding these proteins:
- a CDS encoding DUF1707 and DUF4190 domain-containing protein: MTGQPWGQQPKQGRPQSYGQPLPAPGYGPPQYPAPYQPVASPAPSQASVQASMQAAMRASHADRERTVDVLKAAYAEGRLSAEEYSQRFDAVHQAQTYGQLSHLVADLPAGPMPGPFVAAPVVQLVPQTFLPPPVMMPRRTNGLAVASLVLGLACLVTAGLSGIPAVVTGHIAKNQLRTSGEEGDGMATAGLVIGWLCTGGWALIFLLALLSV, from the coding sequence ATGACCGGACAGCCGTGGGGGCAGCAGCCGAAGCAGGGCCGGCCCCAGTCCTACGGGCAGCCGCTGCCCGCGCCCGGGTACGGGCCGCCGCAGTATCCGGCGCCCTACCAGCCGGTCGCGAGCCCCGCGCCGTCGCAGGCGTCGGTGCAGGCGTCGATGCAGGCCGCGATGCGGGCCTCGCACGCGGACCGCGAGCGCACGGTCGACGTCCTCAAGGCCGCCTACGCGGAGGGCCGGCTCTCCGCCGAGGAGTACTCGCAGCGCTTCGACGCGGTGCACCAGGCGCAGACGTACGGGCAGCTCAGCCATCTGGTGGCGGATCTGCCCGCCGGGCCGATGCCGGGGCCGTTCGTGGCCGCACCGGTCGTCCAGCTGGTGCCGCAGACCTTCCTGCCGCCGCCCGTGATGATGCCCAGGCGGACCAACGGGCTGGCGGTCGCCTCGCTGGTGCTCGGGCTCGCCTGCCTGGTCACGGCCGGCCTGAGCGGCATCCCGGCGGTGGTCACCGGTCACATCGCGAAGAACCAGCTGCGCACCTCCGGCGAGGAGGGCGACGGCATGGCGACGGCCGGCCTGGTGATCGGCTGGCTCTGCACGGGTGGCTGGGCGCTCATCTTCCTGCTCGCGCTGCTGTCGGTCTGA
- a CDS encoding transporter translates to MTTSLPADRSVVRTLVSLKLRLLANGLRRSPGRRAVYLIGSVLGLLFTAAAATAVAFLHGHAGAADAAVLLAAALTLGWAALPLFLFSGDESADPTRLTMLPLRPGPLLRGSVLAALVGPGPVLSLLLLTGAAVAAAGGAGSAPFAVVGVPLAVVTLVVLSRAVAAGNARMLSSRRGKDFAIFGGLLFAVLIQVGNLAFQSAFGRPGATLDLAPIEPWAAALRWVPPIGAVDAVRSTGTGSYAVAVAQLALTAGLLALLLRWWHVSLRHLMVTADASTLVRTRGVRGSRAWGLLPDGRVGAVMQRHLRYAWREPRAKAAVFTSIGMTLVFGALSVIQGWASVYVVAAGGLVLGLQMLNLFGMDGSAFWMVAATLGTRAQARDELRGRAYAVLAYAVPVLLVLGFGLAAATGQWGALAPALGLTLAALGAGIGLGGLLSVLAPYAMPADGSPMRTAAPGQTGLVLMNSFGSMLGGTVLTLPVGALLLWLLAVDGPAWTVLAAGPLYGALVAALGLRFAAGRLLERLPEILATTIER, encoded by the coding sequence GTGACCACGTCCCTCCCCGCGGACCGGTCGGTGGTCCGCACCCTGGTCTCGCTGAAACTGCGTCTGCTCGCCAACGGCCTGCGGCGCAGCCCCGGCCGGCGGGCGGTCTATCTGATCGGCTCCGTCCTGGGCCTGCTGTTCACCGCGGCGGCCGCGACCGCCGTGGCCTTCCTGCACGGGCACGCCGGGGCGGCGGACGCCGCCGTCCTGCTGGCCGCCGCGCTGACCCTCGGCTGGGCGGCCCTGCCGCTCTTCCTGTTCAGCGGGGACGAGAGCGCCGACCCGACCCGGCTGACCATGCTGCCGCTGCGGCCCGGGCCGCTGCTGCGCGGCTCGGTGCTGGCGGCCCTGGTCGGGCCCGGCCCGGTGCTGTCGCTGCTGCTGCTCACCGGTGCGGCGGTCGCGGCGGCCGGCGGCGCCGGCTCCGCGCCGTTCGCGGTGGTGGGCGTGCCGCTGGCGGTGGTCACGCTGGTGGTGCTGTCCCGGGCGGTCGCCGCCGGGAACGCCCGGATGCTGTCCAGCCGGCGCGGCAAGGACTTCGCGATCTTCGGCGGGCTGCTGTTCGCGGTGCTGATCCAGGTAGGCAACCTGGCCTTCCAGAGTGCCTTCGGCCGGCCCGGCGCCACGCTCGACCTCGCCCCGATCGAGCCGTGGGCCGCGGCACTGCGCTGGGTCCCGCCGATCGGAGCGGTGGACGCGGTACGCAGCACGGGCACCGGCTCGTACGCCGTCGCGGTGGCGCAGCTGGCGCTGACGGCCGGTCTGCTGGCCCTGCTGCTGCGCTGGTGGCACGTCAGTCTGCGGCACCTGATGGTGACGGCGGACGCCTCGACACTGGTGCGCACCCGCGGGGTGCGCGGGTCGCGGGCGTGGGGACTGCTGCCGGACGGTCGGGTGGGCGCGGTGATGCAGCGGCACCTGCGGTACGCCTGGCGGGAGCCACGGGCGAAGGCGGCGGTCTTCACCAGCATCGGGATGACGCTGGTGTTCGGCGCGCTGTCGGTGATCCAGGGCTGGGCCTCGGTGTACGTGGTGGCGGCCGGCGGGCTGGTGCTGGGCCTGCAGATGCTGAACCTGTTCGGGATGGACGGCTCCGCGTTCTGGATGGTCGCGGCCACCCTGGGCACCCGGGCGCAGGCCCGGGACGAGCTGCGCGGCCGGGCGTACGCGGTGCTCGCGTACGCGGTGCCGGTGCTGCTGGTGCTGGGGTTCGGGCTGGCCGCCGCCACCGGGCAGTGGGGGGCGCTGGCGCCGGCGCTGGGGCTGACCCTGGCCGCGCTGGGGGCGGGGATCGGGCTGGGCGGGCTGCTGAGCGTGCTGGCTCCGTACGCGATGCCGGCCGACGGGAGTCCGATGCGCACGGCCGCGCCGGGCCAGACCGGGCTGGTGCTGATGAACAGCTTCGGTTCGATGCTCGGGGGCACGGTGCTGACGCTGCCGGTCGGCGCGCTGCTGCTGTGGCTGCTCGCCGTCGACGGCCCGGCCTGGACGGTGCTGGCGGCCGGGCCGCTGTACGGGGCGCTGGTGGCGGCGCTCGGGCTGCGGTTCGCCGCCGGCCGGCTGCTGGAGCGGCTGCCGGAGATCCTGGCGACCACGATCGAGCGTTGA
- a CDS encoding ABC transporter ATP-binding protein, whose amino-acid sequence MQASAPPPAAVVLHDLWKRFGPQTAVAGLTLDLPAGSFVGLVGPNGAGKTTTLSMATGLLRPDRGSVLIHGVDVWQDPVAAKARIGILPEGLRMFERLSGRELLQYNGRLRGLPGAEVDRRAEELLAVLDLLEAGDKLVADYSTGMRKKIGLAAALLHNPDVLFLDEPFEGVDPVSAQTIRGVLGRYAASGSTVVFSSHVMELVEQLCDWVAVISAGQVIAQGPLDTVRGGRSLHAAFLELIGVREDDGRSLDWLGGAR is encoded by the coding sequence ATGCAGGCGTCCGCCCCGCCACCCGCCGCCGTCGTCCTCCACGACCTGTGGAAGCGGTTCGGCCCGCAGACCGCGGTGGCCGGTCTCACCCTCGACCTGCCGGCCGGCTCCTTCGTCGGCCTGGTCGGACCGAACGGGGCCGGCAAGACGACCACCCTGTCGATGGCCACCGGGCTGCTGCGGCCCGACCGGGGCAGCGTGCTCATCCACGGCGTGGACGTCTGGCAGGACCCGGTGGCGGCGAAGGCGCGGATCGGGATCCTGCCCGAGGGGCTGCGGATGTTCGAACGGCTGAGCGGCCGTGAACTGCTGCAGTACAACGGGCGGCTGCGCGGCCTGCCCGGCGCCGAGGTGGACCGCCGGGCCGAGGAACTGCTGGCCGTCCTCGACCTGCTGGAGGCCGGCGACAAGCTGGTCGCCGACTACTCCACCGGCATGCGCAAGAAGATCGGACTGGCCGCCGCCCTGCTGCACAACCCGGACGTGCTCTTCCTCGACGAGCCCTTCGAGGGCGTCGACCCGGTCTCCGCGCAGACCATCCGCGGCGTGCTCGGCCGGTACGCGGCCTCCGGCTCCACCGTGGTCTTCTCCAGCCATGTGATGGAGCTGGTCGAGCAGCTCTGCGACTGGGTGGCGGTGATCAGCGCCGGGCAGGTGATCGCCCAGGGGCCGCTGGACACCGTGCGCGGCGGACGCTCGCTGCACGCCGCCTTCCTGGAACTGATCGGGGTCCGCGAGGACGACGGCCGCTCCCTCGACTGGCTCGGCGGTGCCCGGTGA
- a CDS encoding DUF2786 domain-containing protein — MGKRSRDDQGTAVDGLLAQAVQQVVAAPADRLDHALDGGASLLAASIEQWPQVSRALLGHAEQAVGRCWRGGWRPADLVRVVRRALGPVHLALAVDLIAAEGRRHPSATLDRRWQEQLRELAVEVWWPGDEEYLGAFAELHRQDRFALATVALELLRAWAHLPPIAPVGPVPGQSPVRASGPVAGEPRMLGRIRALLAKAESTEYPEEAEALTAKAQQLMAQHSIDEALLAAGAPHKDAPAALRIGVDNPYESPKAMLLDAVAAANRARVVWAKEFGFCTIIGFDADLDAVELLYTSLLVQATATMHRAGSRKHQDGAPRTKAFRQSFLVAYAARIRERLTAATERTVEEAAAGRHLREDGSSEQLVPDERLLPALAARAEAVDDTVGKMFPKLTSQRVRVSDGEGWAAGRAAADRAALHGRAGSITR; from the coding sequence GTGGGCAAGCGCAGCAGGGACGACCAGGGAACGGCCGTCGACGGACTGCTCGCGCAGGCGGTGCAGCAGGTGGTGGCGGCGCCGGCCGACCGGCTGGACCACGCGCTGGACGGCGGGGCCTCCCTGCTGGCGGCCTCCATCGAGCAGTGGCCGCAGGTCAGCCGGGCCCTGCTGGGCCACGCCGAGCAGGCCGTCGGGCGCTGCTGGCGGGGCGGCTGGCGGCCGGCCGACCTGGTCCGGGTGGTGCGGCGGGCACTCGGCCCGGTGCACCTGGCGCTGGCGGTGGACCTGATCGCCGCCGAGGGCCGGCGGCATCCGTCGGCGACGCTGGACCGGCGCTGGCAGGAGCAGCTGCGCGAACTGGCCGTCGAGGTGTGGTGGCCGGGCGACGAGGAGTACCTGGGCGCGTTCGCCGAGCTGCACCGGCAGGACCGGTTCGCGCTGGCGACGGTGGCGCTGGAGCTGCTGCGGGCCTGGGCCCACCTGCCGCCGATCGCGCCGGTCGGCCCGGTGCCGGGGCAGTCCCCGGTGCGGGCGAGCGGCCCGGTGGCGGGCGAGCCGCGGATGCTCGGGCGGATCCGGGCGCTGCTGGCGAAGGCCGAGTCGACGGAGTACCCGGAGGAGGCCGAGGCGCTGACCGCCAAGGCCCAGCAGCTGATGGCGCAGCACTCGATCGACGAGGCGCTGCTGGCGGCGGGCGCGCCGCACAAGGACGCCCCGGCGGCGCTGCGGATCGGCGTGGACAACCCGTACGAGAGCCCGAAGGCGATGCTGCTGGACGCGGTCGCGGCCGCCAACCGGGCGCGGGTGGTGTGGGCCAAGGAGTTCGGCTTCTGCACGATCATCGGCTTCGACGCCGACCTGGACGCGGTGGAGCTGCTCTACACCTCGCTGCTGGTGCAGGCCACGGCGACCATGCACCGGGCCGGCAGCCGCAAGCACCAGGACGGCGCGCCGCGCACCAAGGCGTTCCGGCAGTCCTTCCTGGTGGCGTACGCGGCGCGGATCCGGGAGCGGCTGACGGCCGCCACCGAGCGGACCGTCGAGGAGGCGGCCGCCGGACGGCATCTGCGGGAGGACGGCAGCTCGGAGCAGCTGGTACCGGACGAGCGGCTGCTGCCCGCGCTGGCGGCCCGCGCGGAGGCCGTCGACGACACGGTGGGGAAGATGTTCCCGAAACTCACCTCGCAGCGGGTGCGGGTGAGTGACGGTGAGGGCTGGGCGGCCGGCCGGGCCGCCGCGGACCGGGCGGCGCTGCACGGGCGGGCCGGTTCGATCACGCGCTAG